The nucleotide sequence TCGAGCGCGGTGAGCTACGACGAGGCGACGTGCTTCCCAGCGAGGCCGATCTGACGAAGGACTACGGCGTCTCTCGCTGGACCGCCCGGCAAGCCTTCACCGTGTTGGAGGACGCAGGACTGATCGAGACGCGTCAGGGGAGAGGACGCTTCGTGAAGTGACCCGACAACGGTAGCCTCGACGCGTGAAATCTGTCCCATGGTGGCAACAACTCGCCGAGCACCTGCTCGCAGAGCCGCTTCCGCGCCGCTGGGCGCACACTCAAGGCGTCGGCCGTAAAGCCGAGACCATCGCACACATCGTGGGCGATGAGGCCGATCTGCTGATCGCTTCCGCATGGCTGCACGACATTGGCTACGCTCCCAAGCTCGTAGCGACAGGTTTTCACCCTCTCGACGGAGCCCGCTTCCTCCGTGACACCGAACACGCCGACCTCCGCGTGTGCTCGCTGGTCGCCTATCATTCCTGCGCCCATATCGAGGCCCGCAACCGCAGCCTCGGCGGTGAACTCGCCGCGGAGTTCGAACCTGTCGAAGGGCTGCT is from Streptomyces sp. NBC_00370 and encodes:
- a CDS encoding HD domain-containing protein — its product is MKSVPWWQQLAEHLLAEPLPRRWAHTQGVGRKAETIAHIVGDEADLLIASAWLHDIGYAPKLVATGFHPLDGARFLRDTEHADLRVCSLVAYHSCAHIEARNRSLGGELAAEFEPVEGLLADALIYCDMTTTPDGEPVNVEKRLSEILTRYGPTDVVAESITEATSHIVDSARRVETLLVR